The Ananas comosus cultivar F153 linkage group 6, ASM154086v1, whole genome shotgun sequence genome segment GTGTTGCACTATTTGCCACGATTTTGAATATCTTTTGTCATTGTACGCTGTTGGCTATTTGGTGTGCTAACACGTCAGGACATTTCTGGATTCTTACGCTGTGTGATGAATAGGTTGTCCTAAACGAGCATCCCACTAGCTATCAACCGATGGTTGCTCCCATTACCCTATTCTAACCCTTTACGTACTATCCACCGCATTATACCTCCTATTACCCTATCAACCACTTTACTGTTTGTAACCACTATCGTCTGCTTCGAAGCCCAGTGGCCGCTACACTCTCAATCTACGTTTCTTGCAATGGTGTTGAAGTCGTCACAATCTACTAATTCATCGTCTGACGCCACCCGAAAGGAGCTGTCGCGGCCAGTTACCGGTGGCCCCGACGGTATATTCATTGTGAATTCGAGGTGTTTCATAGGAGCGTATAGGAAGATTTACACGTCGGTCGTGAAGCCCCATCATCTTCCCGTCATCCACAATGCCACTTTCGCCAATATCTTACACTTTCCCGACATCACCTCAGATAGGCCCATACTGGAGTTCATCCTCTGACATTGGAATGAGTGTGTAGAATTCAAAATAGGCTCGCAGATCATATGCTTCACGCTCCAAGAGGTTGTAGTTCTGCTTGGATTATCCATGTCGGGTCAAATATTAGACCtaaatatgaaagttgaatgGGATATTCAAAATCGTTACCATGGAGGGAAAAAGGTCGACCGCAAAAACCTCGAGGTGGTATTGAAGGAGATGTCACCCAAGGAGGATGAAGACGACATTAGCGACTTCGTGAAATTACTTATTCTCTACTTTTTTTGTTGCATTAATTTCTTTTCACAAATACCAACAATCTCTGCCCCAAAGGTTTGGTGGCTCTTGTCGATGATCTCCCCGCTCTGGGATGCTACAATTGGCTGGAGGCAGTACATCGGCTTATCATTGACAGGCTATGTTTCGCCACCATTAAATTGCAAGTTAATTCGAAGCAGGTGGGATATGTTCTTGGATGCACCTCCTCTTCTCCCAATAAGTGTATATTGTGAAAAAATATTCAGGTATTTATCATATTGCAAAGTAGAAGAACATTTAGGACATCTCGCAAGTAATCGTGCAAAAGAACTCTATTGTATATGTCAATCGTGTAATTTTGTGAACTATAGTGTAATATTGTGCTGATTAGTAGTATAATATTGTCTTTGCAATCAGGTGTGGATATATGAACACACTGGGTACTGATGTCCTCTACCTTTCCGTCGTGCAATATTTTTTCATGTCCAAAGATAGGATACAATTAGATGGACTCAGCGTTCACGGGGATCGTCGAGAGTGAAGGAGGATTTTAACTTCACTAGGTACCAACGCAGGCTCGACCTCTCCCCAGAAGAACAACGGCTGCTCGGGGTCGTGGCTGATGTTCCATATCGCTAGTGCCCCAGGAATGAGGAACCTCCAGGGGACTATAAAGAGGTGATGGCAGCAATTGCCCGTCTAGATGGCGTGGTGTACAGTCTTGCCACCTCCGTGGCCGCCATACTAAGCAATCCGCTCTTCTACCAACACCAACATCATCACTTGGaagtaaaaagattaaaaagagGCACAAAAGCGTGCAAGTACCAACCCCCCCCCCCCGGGGTCTAAATCCTATAGGAGCTCCTCACAgtgtcaaaaaataaaagttagcaCCGTCCATCTTGGCGATGCCCGCAGCGATACGGCCAATATCGTGAAGCCAGAATTCGTGTCAGAACGAATGCGGAGTTCATCGAAATTTAAAAAGGATGGGGCTCGCCAAAAACTACGGAGTCTACCTAGAGTTCCCCATGAGTGTCGTGAGAAGCGCACGTCGAGGAAAGGCAAGTGAACTAGGAACCCGTACCTCCTCCGACTGCTCTGGGGATGAAAGAAGAACAGCGACGACCTAATTGCCGACGGATGTAATGCGCTTATTAATTTACATTCTCAGTAATAGTATGATTCTTATGTTACATTCTCAATACTAGTGTGATTGTACTACACTGAGTTTAATAAAagtatattttaattgtttattgGTACATATTGTAATAGTGCATTATTTAGTCAAGTAGTGTAACATACAACCGCATCAATTGTATGCAGGTTGTGCCACCGAGAGAGAGCGCACACCTGCGGCCGCCGAGAGAGAGCGCACATGCGCGCCCGGTCATTTTATTTGACGAACAAGTCGAAAAGATGACCGTACAATAGTTGGTCTTTTCGCCGGCGACGTAGTTCTGGAATGCGACGAAGTATGTAAATGTGTAATCGTTGCTGAAATAGTGTAATTTCTAAACTAATAGTTCAATTGACTCCAATTTTTACAACAAAATTTCAGCTGCATAACGTCGTCATCCAAGTATGTCACGACTTCCAACCATTATCTTCGCTACCAGAGGCGTCGGAACCCTCATTGCCGAGAGTGTCGAAGTTCGGCGAGGCGGGGGAActggaggaggcggcggacctggaggcggcggcgggggaacCGGAGGTGGCGGCGAAaaaggcggcggtggcggcaccGAGGGTGGCGGCGAAACTGAAGGCGGCTGCGGAAATGACGGCTGGGGCGTAACCGGAGGCGGTGGCGCCGGTACCGATCTAGGTGGCGAAACCAGAGGTGGCGTTTGACGGAAGAGGAGAAGCCCGCCGAGGGGGCGGCACCTGCAATAGCGGATGCGCCGAAGCCTGCAAAGATGGCTCGTACAACTAAAAGGGTAACTAAATATTACGCCGATACTCTTTAATTaatgtaatattttttctatttgtgtAATAGTTCCCtacttgttgcactattttattttcctatGAAGAGGCGGCAGTTTTTATTGACAACCCCCTCCCGGCGGATACTCGCAAGTCGAAGAGACTCCAGGCTCGTGATGCACCGGCTTCGAAGGCAACTGTGTAAGAAGCAATGTTTGCCAAGCCGGAACCCAGTAATACAGGGTTATGTGAATCTTGCAacgatacttttaaataatgCGATATTGCTTCTAATAGTGTAAAAACGTGCAGCAATGGTGTAGTTTCCTAAATGTTACACTCTTTGATTGATTTGTGAACAGCCTCTGGTAACCATCGACATCCCCCACTCGGAAGATACATGCAAAACCAAAATAGGCCAAAAACTATAGGTCGCAAAAGCGACATCGCCCAAGGAATTAAAGTACTATGGTAAAGAAGTGCTATCACAAGAGGATCGGGAGTTAATTGAAAAATTCCTTACAAGTGGCACCCAAGCGATAAGCGTGCCTTCGAAAAACATTAACATTGGTCGGAAGGACTTCGTCGACCTTACAAGTTACATGGTCTTCGTCAGCTTCGATATTATTGACTCCTACCAACATCTACTGGAGGAGACAGATGGCCAGAGGTGCATATACTCCACAAGCATCCTTTGCCAGACCATTAGTACAGATTTCGGTTCGGATATATTTATAACGAATGTGACCAACGGGCGATTAGTGACACAAATTATTGGTTTATCCCGCTCTTCGACTTCGAGCACTGGTACTTGCCAGCGGTCGATCTCCAAGAAAGGAAGTGCCTCCACTTATCGTCGattaaaaatgttaaatataacGCTGGATTTGAAAAAGTAGTAAATATTGCCTTAATAGTGTAATATTGTGCTAGGATTATTCTATTATCTTCTCTAATTAGTGCAACATTCCCTTATGCAGTGTAACTTTGTAGGAAAATTTTGGaacaaaattttttcaatttgttttgcCGTCGCGCCACTCGTTCAACGGGGAGAATATCAACATGAAAGACATCCCGATACAAGATCAGTTAAATAACTGCTCTATCTTCCTTTTGGCATACGAAGAATACCTGCAGAATGGATGGAACATGAACTTCTCCCAAAAGGATGTGACGAAGAAACACAATGAAATAGCAACAGAATTTTTGCGGCATTTTTACTCGCAAtgatttgattaatatttttttatttttttctaatttttttttcacatttgaGCATttagtgtaaatttttaatttttttccctataAATATATGACCCAAAATTTCTCTGTAATAGTGTAACACAGCAAGCAATTGCACAAATTTGttcaaaatagtgtaaatttgtATATCTAGGAGCCAAGCAATGACCGTTAAGTTTTGTTatggataaatctaacggtacaATATTTGTCAGTATTAGTGTAGAATCGTCTTTAAAATTTTCCTTAATTGTGTAACAAAACAAACAATTGCACATATTTGTTCAAAATAGTGTAAGTTTGTATATCCAAGAGCAACAGATTGACTCTACTGTGGGAAATATTTGCTTGAATAGTGTAGGCTTTTGTTTGTGCACATTTCACTATTATCGTTCTTGCATATAGAGAGCATTTGCACTGGTTCTACCCAAGCAACCTACGGCGATGACGATGAGAACATACGGTGGACTACAAAATAACCGAGTTGCACTGCTTAGAGAATGATTACACTAGTTATCAAAGAATGTTGAACTATTTTCATTTTCGTAACACCATTTACACACTTGTTTGCACTACTACCTAAGCATAAACGTGCCTACTGATGTCGTCGCGCACTACAGGACCTCCAGAGGCTGCTTTCCTCTGGCCAGAGGAGGGTTCGTGCATGACCGTTTGTTGTACCCCCACCTTGGCAATTCCTGCACCGCTTCTTTTCTAGGCCGTTAGAAATTGACTACTTCCGTGCAATCTTCCTTCTCCCCGATTGTATGCGCACGTTTGGCGGCCGCGGCGGCACAACGGTGTTTGGTATAGGTGGCCAGTGCTCTTTGCCTCTGGTGGGAGGGACGTAGTCGTTGTAGGTTACGTGATAAGTTGTGGTCTTGAACCAGTCATCGATAAAATCATATGGATCTCGCAGCCTACATGAGATTGCTCCTATGGCGTGCTTATATGGGATGCCATCAATGTCCCAACGCTTGCAGAAACATGTCATTTTAGAAAGATCCACGACCTCCATACTGGTTGGTGTGATTGCCTGTTAAGGAAAAATATAAGCCATAGGCATAAGTGAGTCAAATAATGCAACGAGTAGTGAAATAGcacataaaaatttcacaataaTACAACGTTATGTGATTTCATATAATATGTTTCGACATTAGTGCAACAAATGGttaaaatagtgcaaataattattaaaatggTGCAAATTAGTCAATAAGACCTGAAAAAGCACATCAGTCGAAGAGTTCAGGGTGTAAAAGCGAGACGCTTCCCTCGAGCTCTCTATTATCTTCTCTTCATACGGTGTTAAAACACTAGTCATCTTCTCCCCAGCATTTTTCCTCTGGTAAAAATACCACGCCGTTTTCTTTCGTGTTTCCTCTACTAGGTATGTAATTGGAATGCCCTTTAAATGTCGTATAACACTGTTTATCATCTTGGCACAGTTGGAAGTGAGCATTGAATAACGCCTTCGAAGGAACCAATGGATAGCCCCCCCTATGCTGAGGAAGCTTGACTACACACTTGTACTGTTCCGGGTTCAAATCATTCATCTTCTCTATTATTTCGTTGAACTCCGCGACAGTGTAAGCATGCGTCGCCGCCCAAAATCTTCTCCACGCAGGGGTATTTTTTGTCGCGTGCGGGGGATTGGTAGACAGGTGGTATATGCAATAACCATGAGCTGCATCCGGAAAAATATCGGCAACAGCTTCAATAAGACCTTTTTATCTGTCGAAGACAAAAATAAGTATATAGTTTTGTCTGCGGACCTCGCGTTCACCAACGACACCATCCTGCAACTGTTCAAGAAACCAGTGAATATCGATTTTCACCGTCAACAACTGTCCACACCAATGGCAGGAAATAGTTATTTTCATCGATACATAAAACCGTCAGCAGAGTCCCTCTAAACTTATCCATTAGGAAAGTACCTGAAAGTAATGCAAAACGTGTATATTAGTTCATAATCGTGCAAACTAGATTATTTTGCATCGTTGTAATATACAATAGTGCAACCGATTTATATAATGGTGTGAAATTTGGCATATTGGTGCAAAATCGTACCATCCAGTTCAACTAGCGGCCTGCAGTGCTTCCGAAATGCACGAATTGATGCACCAAATGCCCAGATGAATTGGTGGAAACGACCCTCGTCCTGGTAAAGTAGTTGAAGTCATGCATCCGCGTCACCCATCCTCAGCTCTCGCATGTATGACAAAAATGCAGCGAACGAGCCCTCAAAATCTTCGCGGATCTTCTGAAGGATCCTTTCTCTGGCCCGGTAGGCATTCCAGTAAGAAATTCTGACGTCATGCTGGCGCAAAATCTTAGTCTGAACCATCTTTGGCATGTATTTCTCGTTCGCCACGACCTGCTCCATAACAAAATATGCGATAAACTCCTCATCGCAATTCCTGTGGCTCAAATCCCCTATTGCTCGGCTATAAGTGTGTTTCGAAATAAATTTCTTCACCCACCATTGTGTAAGTCCTGGTAGGTAATGCGCCTTTATTCTCCACGGGCAATCTGCGACACGACATCTCGTGGTTAGCTTAAGGTCGTTGCATTTGGTAGGGGCGTACTCGAAACCTCTTTTCATTGTGTAAGCTTTGAGAGCTCTTTTGAAGTCGGCTTGCGTTTTGTAGAGCTGGCCCTCGTGGACATCGTCCACATCTGTGATGGTTCCAACTGACTCCAGCGTAGTGCTGTTCACAATGAGGTTTTCTTCCATCTCGTCGTTGTCGAATTCCTTAGCCAAAAGTCCCACTACGTCACTTTGGTGCAATGGGACACATCCATCGTGTTGTACGTTCGATGAAATTCATTGGAAGAGAAGGCGACAAT includes the following:
- the LOC109712098 gene encoding uncharacterized protein LOC109712098, which produces MEENLIVNSTTLESVGTITDVDDVHEGQLYKTQADFKRALKAYTMKRGFEYAPTKCNDLKLTTRCRVADCPWRIKAHYLPGLTQWWVKKFISKHTYSRAIGDLSHRNCDEEFIAYFVMEQVVANEKYMPKMVQTKILRQHDVRISYWNAYRARERILQKIREDFEGSFAAFLSYMRELRMGTFLMDKFRGTLLTVLCIDENNYFLPLVWTVVDAHGYCIYHLSTNPPHATKNTPAWRRFWAATHAYTVAEFNEIIEKMNDLNPEQYKCVVKLPQHRGGYPLVPSKALFNAHFQLCQDDKQCYTTFKGHSNYIPSRGNTKENGVAITPTSMEVVDLSKMTCFCKRWDIDGIPYKHAIGAISCRLRDPYDFIDDWFKTTTYHVTYNDYVPPTRGKEHWPPIPNTVVPPRPPNVRIQSGRRKIARK